One Actinosynnema pretiosum DNA segment encodes these proteins:
- a CDS encoding exonuclease domain-containing protein, producing the protein MHSPAATGSWADGPLLALDLETTDVEPRRDRIVTASVVVITPGAEGAKPDVRVRTWLADPGVPIPASATAIHGISTEQARAEGRPVGEVVAEVEALLAELWTASTPLCAFNAPFDLTMLDAELLRHHGRSLRVSGPVVDPLCVDRALDPRRVGKRTLGAVCEHHGVRLEGAHTSAGDALAAARLAWKLARVHPVEVGGIALSELHERQVGWFREQELVYAAGVDRRIDQAEAEGRDSSWLRRRAAAVRRNSESWPVLPESEG; encoded by the coding sequence ATGCACAGCCCTGCTGCCACCGGGTCGTGGGCCGACGGCCCGCTGCTGGCCCTGGACCTGGAGACCACCGACGTCGAGCCGCGTCGGGACCGGATCGTCACCGCGTCCGTGGTCGTGATCACGCCCGGCGCCGAGGGGGCGAAGCCGGACGTGCGGGTGCGGACGTGGTTGGCCGATCCGGGTGTGCCGATCCCGGCGTCGGCGACGGCGATCCACGGGATCAGCACCGAGCAGGCGCGGGCCGAGGGGCGGCCGGTGGGTGAGGTGGTGGCCGAGGTCGAGGCGCTGCTGGCCGAGTTGTGGACGGCGTCCACTCCCCTGTGCGCGTTCAACGCGCCGTTCGACCTGACGATGCTGGACGCGGAGCTGCTTCGGCACCACGGGCGGTCGTTGCGGGTGTCGGGGCCGGTGGTGGACCCGTTGTGCGTGGATCGGGCGTTGGACCCGCGTCGGGTGGGCAAGCGGACGTTGGGTGCGGTGTGCGAGCACCACGGGGTGCGGTTGGAGGGCGCGCACACGAGTGCGGGTGACGCGTTGGCGGCGGCGCGGTTGGCGTGGAAGTTGGCTCGGGTGCACCCGGTGGAGGTGGGTGGGATCGCGCTGTCGGAGCTGCACGAGCGGCAGGTGGGGTGGTTCCGGGAGCAGGAGCTGGTGTACGCGGCCGGGGTGGATCGGCGGATCGACCAGGCGGAGGCGGAGGGGCGGGACTCGTCGTGGTTGCGGCGGCGGGCTGCGGCTGTTCGGCGGAACTCGGAGTCGTGGCCGGTGCTGCCGGAGTCGGAGGGGTAA